The following are encoded together in the Monodelphis domestica isolate mMonDom1 chromosome 5, mMonDom1.pri, whole genome shotgun sequence genome:
- the EOMES gene encoding eomesodermin homolog isoform X2: MQLGEPLLASAVHLPSAHFYPLESASASASGGSSGGGGGGSHHGSGSPAQRLDLDKGQKKFRTGLACEAAREPASSSGGAAPPGMLSDAEDTFSSGASVAKPGVPDGRKGSPCGDEELPSAAAAAAAAAAAAAAAAAAAARYPMDSLSPDRYYLQSPGPPQGAELAAPCSLFPYPAAAAAAAAAQHGSVYPAPNGARYPYGSMLPPGGFSAAVCSPGRAQFGPGGPGGPGSGPGGGGGPGGYQYAQSGPGALYGPYPGAATASGSCGGLGGLGVPATGLRAQVYLCNRPLWLKFHRHQTEMIITKQGRRMFPFLSFNINGLNPTAHYNVFVEVVLADPNHWRFQGGKWVTCGKADNNMQGNKMYVHPESPNTGSHWMRQEISFGKLKLTNNKGANNNNTQMIVLQSLHKYQPRLHIVEVTEDGVEDLNDSSKTQTFTFSETQFIAVTAYQNTDITQLKIDHNPFAKGFRDNYDSSHQIVPGGRYGVQSFFPEPFVNTLPQARYYNSERTVPQTNGLLSPQQSEEVSNPPQRWLVTPVQQPGGNKLDISSYESEYSSSTLLPYSIKSLPLQTSHALGYYPDPSFPAMAGWGGRGSYQRKMAAGLPWTSRTSPPGFSEDQLSKEKVKEEISSSWIETPPSIKSLDSNDSGVYTSACKRRRLSPSTSSNENSPSIKCEDLNGEDYSKDTSKGMGYYAFYTSP, translated from the exons ATGCAGTTGGGAGAGCCGCTCTTGGCGAGCGCTGTCCACTTGCCCAGCGCTCACTTTTACCCTCTGGAGAGCGCGAGTGCAAGCGCAAGCGGAGGCAGTAGtggtggtggcggcggcggctCCCATCACGGGTCCGGCTCCCCAGCACAGAGGCTGGACTTGGACAAAGGGCAGAAAAAGTTCCGGACCGGGCTCGCGTGCGAAGCTGCGCGGGAGCCCGCCTCGTCCAGCGGCGGGGCCGCCCCCCCGGGCATGCTGAGCGACGCCGAGGACACTTTTTCCAGCGGCGCCTCAGTGGCCAAGCCGGGCGTCCCGGACGGCCGCAAAGGCTCTCCGTGCGGCGACGAAGAGCTGCCTTCAGCCGCGGCAGCAGCGGCggcagcagcggcagcggcagcagcggcagcggcagccgCTGCACGCTATCCCATGGACAGCCTGAGCCCGGACCGCTACTACCTGCAGTCGCCCGGGCCGCCGCAGGGCGCCGAGCTGGCCGCGCCCTGCTCCCTCTTCCCCTacccggcggcggcggcggcagccgCGGCGGCCCAGCACGGCTCCGTGTACCCGGCCCCCAACGGCGCGCGGTACCCCTACGGCTCCATGCTGCCCCCCGGAGGCTTCTCGGCCGCAGTGTGTTCTCCCGGCAGGGCGCAGTTCGGCCCTGGCGGCCCGGGCGGTCCCGGTAGCGGCCCCGGCGGCGGTGGCGGGCCTGGCGGCTATCAATACGCACAGAGTGGTCCTGGTGCTCTCTATGGCCCCTATCCGGGGGCTGCCACGGCGTCGGGCTCCTGCGGCGGCCTGGGCGGTCTTGGAGTGCCTGCCACCGGGCTGCGTGCCCAGGTCTACCTCTGTAATCGTCCCCTGTGGCTCAAGTTTCACCGGCATCAGACGGAAATGATTATTACTAAGCAGGGCAG gAGGATGTTTCCTTTCCTAAGCTTCAACATTAATGGACTTAACCCAACAGCCCACTACAACGTGTTTGTGGAGGTGGTGCTGGCTGACCCCAACCACTGGCGATTTCAGGGGGGCAAATGGGTGACGTGTGGCAAAGCTGACAACAACATGCAGG GCAACAAAATGTATGTTCACCCGGAGTCTCCCAACACTGGCTCTCACTGGATGAGGCAGGAAATCTCCTTCGGGAAACTGAAACTTACCAATAACAAAGGCGCTAACAACAACAATACCCAG ATGATCGTCCTGCAGTCTCTTCACAAATATCAGCCCCGGCTTCACATTGTTGAAGTGACAGAGGACGGTGTGGAAGACCTTAATGATTCCTCCAAGACTCAGACATTCACTTTCTCTGAAACCCAGTTCATTGCTGTGACAGCTTACCAGAACACTGAT aTCACTCAGCTGAAGATTGACCATAATCCATTTGCAAAAGGTTTCAGGGACAACTACGACTC ATCCCATCAGATTGTACCGGGAGGCCGCTACGGGGTTCAGTCCTTCTTTCCGGAGCCTTTCGTCAACACTTTACCTCAAGCAAGATATTATAACAGCGAGAGAACCGTCCCACAGACCAATGGCCTCCTTTCCCCCCAGCAAAGTGAAGAGGTGTCCAACCCTCCCCAGAGGTGGCTCGTGACTCCCGTGCAGCAACCTGGAGGCAACAAACTGGATATAAGTTCCTATGAGTCAGAGTACTCTTCTAGCACCTTGCTGCCCTATAGCATTAAATCCCTGCCCCTCCAGACGTCCCATGCCCTGGGCTATTACCCTGACCCTTCCTTCCCTGCAATGGCAGGGTGGGGGGGCCGAGGCTCTTACCAGAGAAAGATGGCAGCTGGGTTGCCATGGACATCCAGGACCAGCCCTCCTGGTTTCTCTGAAGATCAGCTCTCCAAAgagaaagtcaaagaagaaattagcTCTTCCTGGATAGAGACCCCTCCTTCCATAAAGTCTCTTGATTCCAATGATTCTGGGGTGTATACTAGTGCTTGCAAGAGAAGGAGGCTCTCTCCCAGTACCTCCAGCAACGAAAACTCCCCATCCATAAAGTGTGAGGACCTAAATGGAGAAGATTATAGCAAAGACACTTCCAAAGGCATGGGCTACTATGCCTTCTACACGAGTCCGTAA
- the EOMES gene encoding eomesodermin homolog isoform X1, with protein MQLGEPLLASAVHLPSAHFYPLESASASASGGSSGGGGGGSHHGSGSPAQRLDLDKGQKKFRTGLACEAAREPASSSGGAAPPGMLSDAEDTFSSGASVAKPGVPDGRKGSPCGDEELPSAAAAAAAAAAAAAAAAAAAARYPMDSLSPDRYYLQSPGPPQGAELAAPCSLFPYPAAAAAAAAAQHGSVYPAPNGARYPYGSMLPPGGFSAAVCSPGRAQFGPGGPGGPGSGPGGGGGPGGYQYAQSGPGALYGPYPGAATASGSCGGLGGLGVPATGLRAQVYLCNRPLWLKFHRHQTEMIITKQGRRMFPFLSFNINGLNPTAHYNVFVEVVLADPNHWRFQGGKWVTCGKADNNMQGNKMYVHPESPNTGSHWMRQEISFGKLKLTNNKGANNNNTQMIVLQSLHKYQPRLHIVEVTEDGVEDLNDSSKTQTFTFSETQFIAVTAYQNTDITQLKIDHNPFAKGFRDNYDSMYTASENDRLTPSPTDSPRSHQIVPGGRYGVQSFFPEPFVNTLPQARYYNSERTVPQTNGLLSPQQSEEVSNPPQRWLVTPVQQPGGNKLDISSYESEYSSSTLLPYSIKSLPLQTSHALGYYPDPSFPAMAGWGGRGSYQRKMAAGLPWTSRTSPPGFSEDQLSKEKVKEEISSSWIETPPSIKSLDSNDSGVYTSACKRRRLSPSTSSNENSPSIKCEDLNGEDYSKDTSKGMGYYAFYTSP; from the exons ATGCAGTTGGGAGAGCCGCTCTTGGCGAGCGCTGTCCACTTGCCCAGCGCTCACTTTTACCCTCTGGAGAGCGCGAGTGCAAGCGCAAGCGGAGGCAGTAGtggtggtggcggcggcggctCCCATCACGGGTCCGGCTCCCCAGCACAGAGGCTGGACTTGGACAAAGGGCAGAAAAAGTTCCGGACCGGGCTCGCGTGCGAAGCTGCGCGGGAGCCCGCCTCGTCCAGCGGCGGGGCCGCCCCCCCGGGCATGCTGAGCGACGCCGAGGACACTTTTTCCAGCGGCGCCTCAGTGGCCAAGCCGGGCGTCCCGGACGGCCGCAAAGGCTCTCCGTGCGGCGACGAAGAGCTGCCTTCAGCCGCGGCAGCAGCGGCggcagcagcggcagcggcagcagcggcagcggcagccgCTGCACGCTATCCCATGGACAGCCTGAGCCCGGACCGCTACTACCTGCAGTCGCCCGGGCCGCCGCAGGGCGCCGAGCTGGCCGCGCCCTGCTCCCTCTTCCCCTacccggcggcggcggcggcagccgCGGCGGCCCAGCACGGCTCCGTGTACCCGGCCCCCAACGGCGCGCGGTACCCCTACGGCTCCATGCTGCCCCCCGGAGGCTTCTCGGCCGCAGTGTGTTCTCCCGGCAGGGCGCAGTTCGGCCCTGGCGGCCCGGGCGGTCCCGGTAGCGGCCCCGGCGGCGGTGGCGGGCCTGGCGGCTATCAATACGCACAGAGTGGTCCTGGTGCTCTCTATGGCCCCTATCCGGGGGCTGCCACGGCGTCGGGCTCCTGCGGCGGCCTGGGCGGTCTTGGAGTGCCTGCCACCGGGCTGCGTGCCCAGGTCTACCTCTGTAATCGTCCCCTGTGGCTCAAGTTTCACCGGCATCAGACGGAAATGATTATTACTAAGCAGGGCAG gAGGATGTTTCCTTTCCTAAGCTTCAACATTAATGGACTTAACCCAACAGCCCACTACAACGTGTTTGTGGAGGTGGTGCTGGCTGACCCCAACCACTGGCGATTTCAGGGGGGCAAATGGGTGACGTGTGGCAAAGCTGACAACAACATGCAGG GCAACAAAATGTATGTTCACCCGGAGTCTCCCAACACTGGCTCTCACTGGATGAGGCAGGAAATCTCCTTCGGGAAACTGAAACTTACCAATAACAAAGGCGCTAACAACAACAATACCCAG ATGATCGTCCTGCAGTCTCTTCACAAATATCAGCCCCGGCTTCACATTGTTGAAGTGACAGAGGACGGTGTGGAAGACCTTAATGATTCCTCCAAGACTCAGACATTCACTTTCTCTGAAACCCAGTTCATTGCTGTGACAGCTTACCAGAACACTGAT aTCACTCAGCTGAAGATTGACCATAATCCATTTGCAAAAGGTTTCAGGGACAACTACGACTC CATGTACACCGCTTCCGAAAATGACAGGTTAACTCCATCTCCCACGGATTCTCCTAGATCCCATCAGATTGTACCGGGAGGCCGCTACGGGGTTCAGTCCTTCTTTCCGGAGCCTTTCGTCAACACTTTACCTCAAGCAAGATATTATAACAGCGAGAGAACCGTCCCACAGACCAATGGCCTCCTTTCCCCCCAGCAAAGTGAAGAGGTGTCCAACCCTCCCCAGAGGTGGCTCGTGACTCCCGTGCAGCAACCTGGAGGCAACAAACTGGATATAAGTTCCTATGAGTCAGAGTACTCTTCTAGCACCTTGCTGCCCTATAGCATTAAATCCCTGCCCCTCCAGACGTCCCATGCCCTGGGCTATTACCCTGACCCTTCCTTCCCTGCAATGGCAGGGTGGGGGGGCCGAGGCTCTTACCAGAGAAAGATGGCAGCTGGGTTGCCATGGACATCCAGGACCAGCCCTCCTGGTTTCTCTGAAGATCAGCTCTCCAAAgagaaagtcaaagaagaaattagcTCTTCCTGGATAGAGACCCCTCCTTCCATAAAGTCTCTTGATTCCAATGATTCTGGGGTGTATACTAGTGCTTGCAAGAGAAGGAGGCTCTCTCCCAGTACCTCCAGCAACGAAAACTCCCCATCCATAAAGTGTGAGGACCTAAATGGAGAAGATTATAGCAAAGACACTTCCAAAGGCATGGGCTACTATGCCTTCTACACGAGTCCGTAA